In a single window of the Flavivirga spongiicola genome:
- a CDS encoding sugar phosphate isomerase/epimerase family protein has protein sequence MKNTSKTALGLGLTLSFPSFIMAEKDSLFFKISLAQWSLHRSLRSGKLTTFDFPAKAKNDFGIHAVEYVNQFFLDKAKDLTFLKELKQRTSDLNVKNVLIMIDAEGELGDQNKKARFQAVENHYKWVEAAQFLGCSSIRVNINGKGSSIDVAKAGENSLRQLSNFAKDYSINIIVENHQGYSTHGDWLSEIMKNVNLSNCGTLPDFGNFYEYDRYQGVKDMMPFAKGVSAKTNNFDALGNETQIDYVKMLQIVKDMGYTGHIGIEYEGSDDDEGKGIRLTKELLIKAARGIK, from the coding sequence ATGAAAAACACTTCAAAAACAGCTTTAGGCTTAGGATTGACACTTTCCTTTCCGTCTTTTATAATGGCTGAGAAAGACTCATTGTTTTTTAAAATATCATTAGCACAATGGTCATTGCATAGGAGTTTGAGAAGTGGGAAACTTACCACATTTGATTTTCCTGCAAAAGCTAAAAATGATTTTGGTATTCACGCAGTAGAATATGTCAATCAGTTTTTTCTGGATAAAGCTAAAGATTTGACATTTTTAAAAGAACTGAAACAACGTACATCTGATCTAAATGTCAAAAATGTTTTGATTATGATTGATGCAGAAGGGGAACTAGGGGATCAAAATAAAAAAGCGAGATTTCAAGCTGTAGAAAATCATTATAAATGGGTAGAAGCTGCGCAATTTCTTGGCTGTAGTTCTATTCGTGTTAACATTAATGGTAAAGGAAGTAGCATAGATGTTGCAAAAGCAGGGGAGAACAGTTTAAGACAATTATCCAATTTTGCTAAAGATTACTCTATTAATATAATAGTCGAAAATCATCAAGGCTATTCTACACATGGAGATTGGTTGTCGGAAATCATGAAAAATGTCAATCTTAGTAATTGTGGTACTTTACCAGATTTTGGCAATTTTTATGAATACGACAGATATCAAGGTGTGAAGGACATGATGCCTTTTGCAAAAGGTGTCAGTGCTAAAACCAATAATTTTGATGCCCTAGGAAATGAAACGCAAATTGACTATGTTAAAATGCTCCAGATTGTAAAAGATATGGGATATACTGGTCATATAGGAATTGAATATGAAGGATCAGACGATGATGAAGGTAAAGGTATTCGATTAACAAAAGAGTTATTAATTAAAGCTGCAAGAGGAATCAAATAA
- a CDS encoding aldo/keto reductase, with the protein MKYKKFGKLDWNISQVGYGMWGMAGWSESDDKISNRSLDRAIELGCNFFDTAWGYAEGRSEQILAGLLKRHSEKRLYTATKIPPKIDEWPPSKSSTLKDIYPSDHILEYTEKSLTNLGVETIDLMQFHVWEDSWAERDEWKEMVTKLKQEGKVQSFGISVNRWEPTNCLKALESGLIDSIQVIYNILDQSPEDLLFPYCEKNDIAVIARVPFDEGSLTGRLSLESKWETGDFRNVYFGPENLPPTIERIEKLKGLVQNEMPLAELALRFIASQPAVTTMIPGMRQLRNVEANMGISDGKGLSQEWINRLREHRWDRVPTNWSC; encoded by the coding sequence ATGAAGTATAAAAAATTTGGAAAACTTGATTGGAATATTAGTCAGGTAGGTTATGGTATGTGGGGAATGGCTGGTTGGTCGGAATCTGATGATAAAATATCTAATAGATCACTCGATAGAGCCATAGAATTAGGATGTAACTTTTTTGATACTGCTTGGGGTTATGCAGAAGGAAGAAGTGAACAAATTTTAGCAGGATTATTAAAAAGACATTCTGAAAAACGATTGTATACGGCAACAAAGATTCCTCCAAAAATAGATGAGTGGCCACCAAGTAAATCATCTACTTTAAAAGATATCTATCCATCAGATCATATCTTGGAGTATACCGAAAAAAGTTTAACAAATTTAGGAGTAGAAACAATTGATCTTATGCAATTTCATGTGTGGGAAGATAGCTGGGCAGAGCGTGATGAATGGAAAGAAATGGTAACAAAACTAAAACAAGAAGGAAAAGTACAATCTTTTGGTATTAGTGTAAACAGGTGGGAGCCTACCAATTGCTTAAAAGCATTAGAGTCAGGGTTAATTGATTCTATTCAGGTTATTTACAATATTCTTGATCAATCTCCTGAAGATCTATTATTTCCTTATTGTGAAAAAAATGATATTGCTGTCATAGCACGTGTTCCGTTTGATGAAGGCTCACTTACGGGGAGACTCTCATTAGAATCTAAATGGGAAACAGGAGATTTTAGGAACGTTTATTTTGGCCCTGAAAATTTACCACCTACAATAGAACGCATTGAAAAATTAAAAGGATTGGTACAAAACGAAATGCCATTAGCCGAATTAGCTTTGCGATTTATAGCCTCTCAACCAGCCGTTACTACGATGATTCCTGGTATGCGCCAACTTCGAAATGTAGAAGCCAATATGGGAATTAGTGATGGAAAAGGACTTTCTCAAGAATGGATTAATAGATTAAGAGAGCATCGTTGGGATCGTGTACCAACAAATTGGTCTTGCTAA
- a CDS encoding erythromycin esterase family protein produces MVLIKKIWLCLCLYIFLIQTSYSQKPESSIVKWIGKHAIKVKSISPNTIDFSDLEPLKKVLANTQIVLLGEQSHGEASAYSAKVRLVKFLHQKMGFEVLALESGMYDCVKIAQQLELGGTMVKEKEDSIFYMYSNSLEVRCLFDYIDTHKNTKTPLLFTGMDSQHTGEKSQSFMINDLAAFLRKYNSEIPNTRNWKLFSKKSADIFRMQKEVALGEKLVFYEVLESIKKRLKAIASKESSTILENSNFWLQILASIESQAKRYWRDIEDMDRDRQMAKNMSWLVNNPFKGKKIIIWAHNFHIAKNVGDKKPMGHFLKNEFQEKMYIMGFTGYKGSYIDFVSGKTIEIKKPIKGSFEDVINNVDIKNGIIDFKQLTEEQKWLKQMQKGRLENFNTFISVLPDVFDGVFYIKKTTPTKQKSIK; encoded by the coding sequence ATGGTTTTGATAAAAAAAATATGGTTATGCCTGTGCCTGTACATATTTCTTATTCAAACTAGTTATTCGCAAAAACCAGAATCATCTATTGTAAAATGGATTGGAAAACATGCTATTAAAGTAAAATCTATATCACCAAATACTATTGATTTTTCAGATTTAGAACCTTTAAAAAAAGTGTTAGCGAACACACAAATTGTATTGCTTGGTGAACAAAGTCATGGTGAAGCATCTGCTTATTCTGCAAAAGTGAGATTGGTGAAATTTTTACACCAAAAAATGGGGTTTGAAGTTCTGGCTCTTGAAAGTGGTATGTATGATTGTGTAAAAATTGCACAACAATTGGAACTAGGTGGTACCATGGTAAAAGAAAAAGAGGATAGTATATTTTATATGTATTCTAATAGTTTGGAGGTGAGGTGTTTATTTGATTATATAGACACTCATAAAAATACCAAAACGCCACTTTTATTTACTGGGATGGATAGTCAGCATACTGGTGAAAAATCACAAAGTTTTATGATTAATGATCTTGCAGCATTTTTAAGAAAGTATAATTCCGAAATCCCTAATACAAGAAATTGGAAATTATTCAGCAAAAAATCTGCAGATATTTTTAGGATGCAAAAAGAGGTTGCGCTGGGAGAAAAACTTGTTTTTTACGAGGTTTTAGAAAGTATAAAAAAGCGCCTGAAGGCCATAGCTTCAAAAGAGAGTAGTACTATTTTAGAAAATTCCAATTTCTGGCTTCAAATTCTTGCCAGTATAGAATCTCAAGCCAAGAGGTATTGGAGAGATATTGAAGATATGGATCGAGATCGTCAAATGGCAAAAAATATGAGTTGGTTAGTGAATAATCCTTTTAAAGGAAAGAAAATAATTATTTGGGCTCATAATTTTCATATTGCAAAAAATGTTGGAGATAAAAAACCAATGGGGCATTTTTTAAAAAATGAATTTCAAGAAAAAATGTACATCATGGGGTTTACGGGGTATAAAGGTTCATATATCGATTTTGTTTCAGGAAAAACTATTGAAATTAAGAAGCCTATAAAAGGAAGTTTTGAAGATGTTATCAATAATGTTGATATTAAAAATGGCATAATTGATTTTAAACAACTTACCGAAGAACAAAAATGGTTGAAGCAAATGCAAAAAGGGAGGCTAGAAAATTTTAATACTTTTATAAGTGTTTTACCCGATGTTTTTGATGGTGTTTTTTATATTAAAAAAACAACACCTACTAAACAAAAATCTATAAAATAA
- a CDS encoding glycoside hydrolase family 18 protein — MKYILLYTCSLFIFLSCTSKKNENLEQNTNLTNKKVIAYVNSWQDNWGDNFEKANLITHINYAFANIKDGEVVEGRHTDFEIIKKLIKLKEKNKDLKILISVGGWSWSKNFSDAVLTEASREKFANSAISFMKRHNIDGIDLDWEYPGLPGAGNVHRPEDKENFTAILKLLREKLDGIATSENQYLLTIASGASQNYLDHTNMKEAHKYLDFINIMTYDFHGGGEAKTGHHANLNPSNSDDNPLVVSVVKAVQEHVNAGIPIGKIVLGVPFYGRWWKGANPMNNGLYQKTKGTTGSYNYNAIIDSINSNKGYTEYWDEAAKAPYIWRQKDSLFITYDNAKSLKYKVDFVNDKQLGGIMFWQFNGDNGTLLNTIYNNLYIKE, encoded by the coding sequence ATGAAATACATATTATTATACACCTGCTCATTATTTATTTTTTTAAGTTGTACTTCTAAAAAAAATGAAAACTTAGAGCAAAACACAAACCTTACAAATAAAAAAGTTATCGCTTATGTAAATTCCTGGCAAGACAATTGGGGGGATAATTTTGAAAAGGCTAACCTGATAACCCATATAAATTATGCATTTGCCAACATAAAAGATGGAGAAGTCGTTGAAGGTAGACACACAGATTTTGAAATTATAAAAAAACTGATAAAACTAAAGGAAAAAAATAAAGATTTGAAAATATTAATTTCTGTAGGAGGGTGGTCATGGTCAAAAAACTTTTCTGATGCAGTTCTAACAGAAGCATCAAGAGAAAAGTTTGCCAATAGTGCTATTTCATTTATGAAGAGGCATAATATAGATGGTATTGATCTAGATTGGGAGTACCCAGGGCTTCCTGGAGCTGGAAATGTGCATAGACCAGAAGATAAAGAAAATTTTACCGCTATTTTAAAATTACTTAGAGAAAAGCTAGACGGAATAGCTACAAGTGAAAATCAATATTTATTAACGATAGCTTCTGGCGCTAGTCAAAATTATCTAGATCATACCAATATGAAAGAAGCACATAAATATCTCGATTTTATTAATATAATGACTTATGATTTTCATGGAGGAGGAGAGGCTAAGACTGGACATCATGCTAATCTTAATCCATCAAATTCAGACGATAATCCACTTGTAGTAAGTGTCGTTAAAGCAGTTCAAGAGCATGTAAATGCAGGTATTCCAATTGGTAAAATTGTTTTAGGAGTACCTTTTTATGGAAGATGGTGGAAAGGTGCAAACCCAATGAATAATGGGTTATATCAAAAAACAAAAGGTACTACAGGTAGTTATAATTATAATGCTATTATTGATAGTATAAATAGTAATAAAGGTTATACCGAATATTGGGATGAAGCAGCCAAAGCTCCTTATATATGGCGTCAAAAAGATTCTTTATTTATTACTTATGATAATGCTAAATCTTTAAAATATAAAGTGGATTTTGTAAATGACAAACAACTAGGTGGTATTATGTTTTGGCAATTTAATGGTGATAATGGGACTCTTTTAAATACAATTTATAATAATTTATATATAAAAGAGTAG
- a CDS encoding dipeptidase, translating to MFIFDAHLDLAMNALEWNRDLTWTVEDIRTSEIGMIDKPDREKNTVSLDAMRKGNIGLCVATQIARYVKKDSHLPGWNSPHQAWAQTQGQLAWYKEMEDLGEMVQITNGEQLNAHIALWKNDTVSKKPIGYILSLEGADSIVTIDHLERSYKQGLRAIGPAHYGPGTYAHGTDSIGGIGVKGKELLKKIEGLNLILDATHLCDVSFWETMKIYNGPVWASHNNCRKFVNHNRQYSDEQINELISRDAVIGIALDAWMMVPNWVRGESTPEGMGVTLDQMINNIDHICQLSGNSLHVGIGTDLDGAFGKEQSPSDLETIADLQKIPLMLSKKGYTEIDIENIMNQNFIQFLQRTWK from the coding sequence ATGTTTATATTCGATGCACATCTTGACCTAGCTATGAATGCCTTGGAATGGAATAGAGATTTAACTTGGACGGTAGAAGATATCAGAACAAGTGAAATAGGAATGATAGATAAGCCAGATAGGGAAAAAAATACGGTTTCTCTAGATGCTATGCGAAAAGGGAATATAGGTCTTTGTGTGGCAACACAAATTGCTAGATATGTAAAAAAGGATAGTCATTTACCTGGCTGGAATTCGCCTCATCAAGCATGGGCACAAACACAAGGGCAACTGGCTTGGTACAAAGAAATGGAAGATCTCGGGGAGATGGTTCAAATTACCAATGGAGAACAATTAAATGCACACATAGCGCTATGGAAGAATGATACTGTTTCTAAAAAACCAATAGGGTATATCTTAAGTTTAGAAGGAGCCGATTCAATTGTTACAATTGATCACCTAGAAAGATCATATAAACAAGGGTTAAGAGCCATTGGACCTGCTCATTATGGGCCTGGGACGTATGCTCATGGTACAGATTCTATAGGAGGAATTGGTGTAAAAGGAAAAGAATTATTAAAAAAAATTGAGGGATTAAATTTAATTCTAGACGCCACTCATTTGTGCGATGTTAGCTTTTGGGAAACCATGAAGATCTATAACGGCCCTGTTTGGGCGAGTCATAATAACTGTAGAAAATTTGTGAACCACAATCGACAATATTCAGATGAACAAATTAACGAATTGATAAGTAGAGATGCGGTCATAGGAATTGCATTAGATGCTTGGATGATGGTGCCAAACTGGGTGAGGGGAGAATCTACTCCAGAAGGAATGGGAGTAACATTAGATCAAATGATTAATAATATAGATCATATCTGTCAATTATCAGGAAATTCACTTCATGTAGGGATAGGTACAGATTTAGATGGGGCATTTGGTAAAGAACAATCCCCAAGTGATTTAGAAACCATTGCAGATCTTCAAAAGATCCCATTGATGCTTTCTAAAAAAGGATATACAGAGATAGATATTGAAAATATTATGAATCAAAATTTCATACAATTTCTTCAAAGAACATGGAAATAA
- a CDS encoding lipocalin family protein — MKGLYIIVFLTLIACKKEEKVTEVDKHKTNGIIGTWKMVYSEIKEGDSLQVKDLSKSEFIKIINKTHFAYFNQNKEAPRNFYGAGGTYTLKNNKYIETLTYAAWDAYRDKDFPFTIEIKKDTLIQYGVEEIKEANIKKYIVEKYIKIK; from the coding sequence ATGAAAGGGCTATACATTATAGTATTTCTTACCCTAATTGCTTGTAAAAAGGAAGAAAAAGTTACAGAAGTAGATAAGCATAAGACGAATGGAATTATAGGAACATGGAAAATGGTTTATTCAGAAATAAAAGAAGGCGATTCACTTCAAGTTAAAGACCTTTCAAAATCTGAATTTATAAAGATTATCAATAAAACTCATTTTGCTTATTTCAACCAAAATAAAGAGGCACCGAGAAATTTTTACGGTGCTGGAGGTACTTATACCTTAAAAAATAATAAATATATAGAGACTCTAACTTATGCAGCATGGGATGCCTATAGGGATAAAGATTTTCCATTCACTATAGAAATAAAAAAAGATACTCTGATTCAATATGGTGTAGAAGAAATAAAAGAAGCAAATATCAAAAAATATATTGTAGAGAAATACATTAAAATTAAGTAA
- a CDS encoding D-TA family PLP-dependent enzyme yields MEHQKWYEINDAENMMSPSLLVYPNRIEENIKTMIQIAGRTDALRPHIKTHKIAEIINLQLKYGITKFKCATIAEAELLATCGAKDILLAMQPVGIQIKRFFELILKFPNSKFSTIVDCEKIIQEIAKISEAKNIPAHLWLDINNGMNRTGVLPNSEALELYQKINDNTNLIAKGLHVYDGHIHESDYNLRKEVCDKAFFPVLQLKNEIENSGIKIKTIVAGGTPTFPIHIKRKNVEVSPGTPLLWDQGYASNYKDLKFLPAAVLLSSVVSKPDKNLICLDLGHKSVAAEMPFPRVKILNFKYSQEVSHSEEHLVMGCNESEKHEIGTICYGIPTHICPTVAKYKNVLVVVDGKVTGSWAVAARDQIITI; encoded by the coding sequence ATGGAACATCAAAAATGGTACGAGATAAATGATGCAGAGAATATGATGTCTCCTTCTCTTTTAGTATATCCAAATAGGATTGAAGAGAATATCAAGACAATGATTCAAATTGCAGGAAGAACAGATGCTTTAAGGCCTCATATAAAAACTCACAAAATTGCAGAAATAATTAATTTGCAATTAAAATATGGTATCACAAAGTTTAAATGTGCTACCATTGCTGAGGCTGAATTATTAGCCACATGTGGTGCTAAAGATATTCTTTTGGCGATGCAACCTGTAGGCATACAGATCAAGAGGTTTTTTGAATTGATATTGAAGTTTCCAAATTCCAAATTTTCAACCATTGTAGATTGCGAAAAAATTATCCAAGAAATTGCAAAAATTTCAGAAGCAAAAAACATACCAGCCCACCTTTGGTTAGATATTAATAATGGTATGAATAGAACAGGCGTACTCCCAAATAGTGAGGCTCTTGAATTGTACCAAAAAATAAATGACAATACAAATCTAATAGCAAAAGGGTTGCATGTATATGATGGACATATTCATGAATCTGATTATAATTTGAGGAAAGAAGTTTGTGATAAAGCTTTCTTCCCTGTTTTACAATTAAAGAATGAAATAGAAAATTCAGGAATAAAAATTAAAACAATTGTTGCAGGAGGCACACCTACATTTCCTATACACATTAAAAGAAAAAATGTTGAAGTGAGCCCTGGTACACCATTATTATGGGATCAGGGTTATGCAAGTAACTACAAAGATTTAAAGTTTCTTCCAGCTGCTGTTTTGTTGAGCAGCGTTGTAAGTAAACCTGATAAAAACCTGATTTGCTTGGATCTTGGACATAAATCAGTTGCAGCAGAAATGCCTTTTCCTAGAGTGAAAATTCTGAATTTTAAATACTCTCAAGAAGTCAGTCATAGTGAAGAGCATTTGGTAATGGGGTGCAATGAATCTGAAAAACATGAAATAGGTACTATCTGCTATGGTATACCAACACATATTTGCCCTACAGTTGCAAAATATAAAAATGTGTTAGTGGTTGTTGATGGAAAAGTCACAGGCTCTTGGGCAGTAGCTGCAAGAGATCAAATAATAACTATTTAA